The nucleotide sequence CGGATGCCGGAGAAGTGCATACTCGTCACGGAGCGATCCGGGCGGGGGAGTTGCTGATGCCGAAGCACTGGCCCGTAGTCCATCAATTGGACGAAACCGCTGGCCCATACGTCGACGAAAACCCGGCCGTTTGAAGTCCGTGGCTCACAAGCCTCAAGGGACGCCACCGAAGGGAATGGTGCGAACCCTGACGTATGCGGCGATTAGGTGCGGGACGGCGCTGACGTGACTGTCGATATGACCAAGGAAAGTCTCCCTGTCTTGCTCTTATATTAAGACGCAAAGGCGTGAGGGCCTGAGACATCGAGATGGCTGCGTATCTGTAAGGGATACACCGGAGTGACGCTTCTAAATGCTAAAATCCTGCAAATAAAAAAATTACGAGCTTTTTGAATACAAATTATAGTAAAATTAGTTCAAAACCACCGCAGATTGCGGACAATACATCATCTTTAGTGCTTTTTGCTATAAAATCAAACCTCAAATGCGTCACTCCGGCGTCGCTGGATGCGGGAAAACCGCCTGTCCAGTGGCAAACGGGGGTCGGTACTGGCAACAGTCCTTCCTATCGTAAGGCCTCATCGCCGTCGCTCCTACCGGGGCCTCGGCAATGGGGCTGGGACTGTTTTCAACAGGGATTGTCCGGCTTCGGCTGGAGCAATCCCTTTTCCTTTTTTTCATAGCTGGACCGGCGTCCGAAACCGTGACCACTCCGGCTGGGCCAGGGTATCCTTACTCCATTTATTCCATTTTAAACGGGAGGATGCCAACATGGACGACAACCGGAACCTGATTTTCTCTTACACCCGCGCCCAGGCCATCGAGGACGGCGTCTTGATCGACGTGACCGCCCAAGCGAAGGAGGCCGGCTTCAAAATCCACACCGTCGTCACCGACAACCTGTTCCACACCTACATCGCGCCGCCGGCTGGCCTGGAAGGCGAGGGGCAAAGTGTTTTCGGGCGGCTCCACGATCTCTTCATGGTCCTGCGAACGGCCATCCTCGGCAAATCCGCTACGGATTACCTCGAACTTGACGTTCTTTTCCTGATGGCACCCGGTCGCCGCGAGCGTGTTCGGATCATCACTGTCGTCGGTCCTGGTGATGACGGCGAACCGGTCATGACCTGCATGCTGGAAGGCGACGATTAGCTC is from Solidesulfovibrio magneticus RS-1 and encodes:
- a CDS encoding DUF6573 family protein — its product is MDDNRNLIFSYTRAQAIEDGVLIDVTAQAKEAGFKIHTVVTDNLFHTYIAPPAGLEGEGQSVFGRLHDLFMVLRTAILGKSATDYLELDVLFLMAPGRRERVRIITVVGPGDDGEPVMTCMLEGDD